One region of Erythrolamprus reginae isolate rEryReg1 chromosome 8, rEryReg1.hap1, whole genome shotgun sequence genomic DNA includes:
- the GDPD2 gene encoding glycerophosphoinositol inositolphosphodiesterase GDPD2, with protein sequence MAKKNGGCPGLCTTCLLGLFGCHWTHKKGLKTSKCDLAWFFLLFCIGLLALTWLYVALVTLNDFHNLNEFIFQKTGWWLDWSVVMLSVTATLVTYSSLLLILALCLQLCHQPLRLHWLHKGFLVLTLLIAVAAFVGLEMEWSEQWESAHIGLQATGPFLHIGAVVGLTMLAWPVAACFYRISNAALRGLLLALYLGAMLALYLAPLGIDSPCFLEQSQLPPKPALFGHRGAPMLAPENTLMSFQKAINCGLSVLETDVRVSADGVPFLMHDETLLRTTNVQEVFPARAHAKATTFNWTQLQQLDAGSWFLQKPPFPTARSLSGEERAQARVQRVLSLEELLAEAKRHQVSVLFDLMPLEDPHYERLVNLTVETILKSGIGQELILWLPNDFREEVRQGAPRFQHIYGPESLDNKTRRFPRVNLAYQKLSSTEIREYHRNNVSVNLFVINAPWLFSVLWCAGTTSVTTNACQVLQKMKHPLWLLPPATYQMIWIVTDCVSFLLVLSAFLLLKRRSRKKDSRDSSSDVLLTKIHSLLSE encoded by the exons ATGGCCAAGAAGAACGGGGGCTGCCCAGGCCTCTGCACCACCTGCCTGCTGGGCCTCTTTGGCTGCCACTGGACCCACAAGAAGGGCCTGAAGACaagcaag TGTGACTTGGCCTGGTTCTTCCTGCTTTTCTGCATCGGCCTCCTCGCCCTGACCTGGCTCTACGTGGCCCTGGTGACCCTCAACGATTTCCACAACTTGAACGA GTTCATCTTCCAGAAGACGGGATGGTGGCTGGACTGGTCAGTGGTCATGCTCTCTGTGACAGCCACCCTGGTCACCTACTCCTCTCTGCTGCTG ATTTTGGCCCTCTGCCTCCAGCTGTGCCATCAGCCCCTGAGGCTGCACTGGCTCCACAAG gGCTTTCTGGTCCTGACTCTGCTGATAGCAGTGGCTGCTTTTGTGGGGCTGGAAATGGAGTGGTCGGAGCAGTGGGAGAGTGCCCACATTGGCCTCCAG GCAACCGGCCCCTTCCTGCACATTGGAGCCGTGGTGGGATTGACCATGCTTGCCTGGCCAGTGGCCGCCTGCTTCTACCGCATCTCCAACGCAG CACTCCGGGGGCTCCTCCTGGCCTTGTATCTGGGCGCAATGCTGGCTTTATACCTGGCCCCCCTGGGCATCGACTCCCCCTGCTTCCTGGAGCAGAGCCAGCTCCCTCCCAAACCGGCCCTCTTTGGGCACCGGGGGGCTCCCATG ctgGCGCCAGAGAACACCCTGATGTCCTTCCAGAAGGCCATCAACTGTGGCCTCAGTGTCTTAGAAACGGACGTCCGGGTGAG TGCTGATGGGGTCCCTTTCCTCATGCATGATGAGACCCTCTTACGGACCACAAACGTCCAGGAGGTCTTCCCTGCCCGAGCCCACGCCAAGGCCACCACCTTCAACTGGACACAGCTGCAGCAGCTGGATGCTGGCAGCTGGTTTTTACAG AAGCCCCCCTTCCCCACAGCCCGGAGTCTGTCGGGGGAAGAGAGGGCCCAGGCCCGGGTGCAGCGCGTTCTGTCCCTGGAGGAGCTGCTGGCCGAGGCCAAGAGGCACCAGGTGTCCGTCCTGTTTGATCTGATGCCCCTGGAAGACCCCCACTACGAGCGCCTGGTCAACCTCACAGTGGAGACCATCCTCAAATCGGGCATCGGCCAAGAGCTG ATCCTATGGCTGCCTAATGATTTTCGGGAGGAGGTGAGACAGGGGGCACCCAGGTTCCAGCACATCTACGGCCCCGAAAGTTTGGACAACAAGACGAGAAGGTTCCCGCGAGTCAACCTGGCTTACCAAAAGCTCAGCAGCACAGAAATCAG GGAATACCACCGTAACAATGTGTCGGTCAACCTGTTTGTGATCAATGCTCCGTGGCTCTTCTCCGTCTTGTGGTGTGCTGGGACCACTTCGGTGACCACCAATGCCTGCCAGGTGCTACAGAAGATGAAGCACCCCCTCTGGCTACTG CCGCCGGCCACCTATCAAATGATCTGGATTGTGACCGATTGCGTCTCCTTCCTGCTGGTTCTCTCGGCTTTCCTGCTGCTGAA gagacggtctcggaaAAAGGACTCCAGAG ATTCCAGCTCTGACGTGCTCCTGACGAAGATCCACAGCCTCTTGTCCGAGTGA